In Toxotes jaculatrix isolate fToxJac2 chromosome 12, fToxJac2.pri, whole genome shotgun sequence, the following are encoded in one genomic region:
- the LOC121190794 gene encoding P2R1A-PPP2R2A-interacting phosphatase regulator 1, whose protein sequence is MERMEVDQCAGAGGGALRRSNSAPMITSVSDGMTIFSPVSSARYRRSSVSINPSCPSQLIPLSPFSLTGDRLDQKRQEETMETTLRGSLQRLSASSLIPVPPVSQWHDHTSVWFQSQDSGVTPNSSPSPTRRFRPAVSATVRWPALTPLKRKGGVESDGPPKKLFVAGVTDPAHRSSYTVSVSQSTADSPPAGGVSPQSSPLSLSPPPSFTPFSSHQHPGH, encoded by the exons ATGGAACGGATGGAGGTGGACCAGTGCGCAGGCGCAGGAGGCGGGGCACTCCGCAGGTCGAACAGCGCCCCCATGATCACCAGTGTCAG CGACGGGATGACCATCTTCAGTCCTGTGTCCTCAGCTCGATACAGACGCAGCAGCGTGTCCATCAACCCAAGCTGTCCATCACAG ctcatccctctctctcctttctctctgacCGGAGACAGACTGGACCAGAAGAGACAG GAGGAGACCATGGAGACGACGCTCAGAGGGAGTCTGCAGAGACTCAG TGCTTCCAGTCTGATCCCAGTTCCTCCAGTCAGTCAGTGGCACGACCACACATCAGTG tggtTTCAGTCGCAGGACAGCGGCGTCACACCCAACTCCTCCCCGAGTCCGACGCGGAGGTTCAG ACCAGCAGTCAGTGCCACTGTGAGGTGGCCTGCATTGACCCCCCTGAAGAGGAaag GTGGGGTGGAGTCCGACGGACCCCCAAAGAAACTCTTTGTTGCTGGGGTAACAGACCCCGCCCACCGCAGCAGCTACACAGTCAG TGTCTCTCAGTCAACAGCAGACTCTCCACCAGCAGGAGGCGTCAGTCCTCAGTCCagccctctgtccctctctcctccgCCCTCCTTCACCCCCTTCAGCTCCCACCAGCACCCTGGACATTAA
- the c12h17orf49 gene encoding chromatin complexes subunit BAP18, which yields MTSASAKVGEIFSAAGAAFTKLGELTMQLHPVSDSSPAGAKWTETEIEMLRLAVRRFGDDLNNISTVIKERTVAQIKSTVKRKLYEDSRVPISSESPKKNVKKSAVTMTPTPTPTMIAVPTSQVVVATGMQSSPSLAPPIKKQKTADVTLSALNDSDVNSDLVDIEGLGDGSSSKKLNFDQESLNLDSSLIMNSSDLPLLSR from the exons ATGACGTCTGCCTCTGCTAAG GTGGGGGAGATTTtctcagcagcaggagctgcCTTCACCAAGCTGGGGGAGCTGACCATGCAGCTGCACCCGGTGTCTGACTCCAGCCCTGcagg AGCCAAATGGACGGAGACAGAGATTGAGATGCTTCGATTGGCGGTGCGTCGCTTTGGAGACGACCTGAACAACATCAGCACTGTGATCAAAGAGCGAACCGT agCTCAGATAAAGAGCACGGTGAAGAGGAAGTTGTACGAGGACAGCAGAGTCCCCATTTCCTCTGAATCCCCGAAGAAGAACGTTAAGAAATCCGCCGTCACCATGACGCCGACGCCCACTCCCACCATGATTGCTGTGCCAACCTCGCAGGTCGTCGTGGCGACGGGAATGCAGAGCAGCCCCTCCCTGGCGCCGCCTATCAAGAAGCAGAAGACGGCAG ACGTGACTCTCAGTGCTCTGAATGACTCGGATGTGAACAGTGACCTGGTCGACATCGAAGGACTCGGCGACGGCTCCTCCAGCAAGAAGCTCAACTTTGACCAAG AGAGCCTCAACCTGGACTCCAGCCTCATCATGAACTCCAGTGACCTCCCCCTCCTGTCccgctga
- the rnasekb gene encoding ribonuclease kappa-B has translation MPSLLFCGPKMAACGIVISIWGVIMLAMLGIFFSAKSAVLIEDVPFTEEDIRNDKNPPQNIYSLYNQVGINCFIAAAIYVAVGAVSLCQVRLNKRQEYLVT, from the exons ATGCCGTCGCTTCTGTTCTGCGGGCCGAAGATGGCCGCGTGCGGAATAGTGATCAGCATCTGGGGGGTCATTATGCTG GCGATGCTGGGAATCTTCTTCAGCGCAAAGTCTGCTGTCCTGATTGAGGACGTCCCCTTCACCGAGGAGGACATTCGTAACGA TAAGAATCCTCCTCAGAACATCTACAGTCTCTACAACCAGGTTGGCATCAACTGCTTCATCGCCGCCGCCATCTACGTAGCGGTGGGCGCCGTCTCGCTCTGCCAGGTCCGACTCAACAAGCGCCAGGAGTACTTGGTCACGTAA